From Plasmodium yoelii strain 17X genome assembly, chromosome: 11, a single genomic window includes:
- a CDS encoding transportin gives MHNTNFENNLYMGWKPNEKIYKTIIEALSSSCNNSNNNVQIEVTKVLKDLNENVSDAALYLLHIFMNKQENSDVRQVGGLLLKNYINSKNKFLTNDILKIIKNEIFKLVEDEIKEIRNTSGSVITSILTKYEGIEKWPEALYNLLLLVERGNNDVVDGAFRAIIIIIEDELINRKNTDSLFFQFCKTQLLEKLFLYCSLQEKSIKKKYAAECLDLFINASCFATNGIFNEYFPQLWECLGYLAAEEDTQILKIVVTCVTIITDTRYASIFNNLDGIIQFMVNATNSGDRKVQLEALEFWPVFIKDRSYMAYSNYNNNNSNNNKCIISSNVTDGKPIGTNTSENYIDENIYKNINELRNEALKTLKNYLPYLCKILIDNTVYTKWDYLTMDESHFQNDNANVPDLIQDISPELYHSSNNNNFANAQSSDNKSNNMLNEQGEYLKVQNINSNINGNCANNNNENCMNVNSGDITNDNNINDDLDDMSDEEKNDEMTSRTWGNDWTVRKGAALCLDYLSNVYNDDILEYILPHIEEKLMSDKWNIRESAVLSLGAIAKGCMYSLSPFIPKVLEYLIKLLNDEKPLARSISCWCVTRFSSWICHPDNCDKWFEPVLLNLLKRVLDSNKRVQEAACSSFANLEEDALELLNNHLHEIVHTIQQAFQIYQAKNYFILFDVVGTLIDSVNIVKENIDLAHEIVNSILIKWNNIRISSPYIIALMECMSCITSAYGKEFLKYAKIVIRTCIKFLVLLYIDLEEEIKYYYNRKVNNSNSFIVNRNNITQTANELLNYYKISNEDYFINLKDIDSISSSKKKDLIECSFDLLSRILSVINSDIIEIIAENEYNFIPLVHKYCLKVGCVHIDGIMFTINSLDNNNQNSADGVNTNNNRSGSNEKGMPLLLNHNYNTKLPTSSSSIGNDNVNVSSGSVKNGVIMINKENEYTELAKQFLNFGILQSNFALIGDISRFCAQYLIPFLNDIIPFLIAHISHPSIPVSNNASWAIGEISIHINSQYIEPYVDEIVKQHIYICQNSKYHGCLLQNICITVGRLCSTYPKKIIYYFPQFLKTWLKIMSHGTQENEKINSLKAILEALYLNLDIAAEHLKDIVYIILKYKYVSQNINIFFHQFLSTMKQKYPNQWKEIYNPMMDEHSSPIPTDMLNDLSTRFNL, from the coding sequence ataaactcaaaaaataaatttttaacaaatgatatattaaaaataataaagaatgaGATATTTAAACTTGTAgaagatgaaataaaagaaataagaAATACATCTGGCTCTGTTATAACATcaatattaacaaaatatgaagGGATAGAAAAATGGCCAGAagcattatataatttattactTTTAGTAGAACGCGGAAATAATGATGTAGTAGATGGAGCATTCCGtgctataataataataattgaaGATGAGTTAATAAATCGAAAAAATACTgattctcttttttttcaattttgcAAAACGCAGttattagaaaaattatttttatattgttcaCTACAAGagaaaagtataaaaaaaaaatatgccgCTGAATGTCttgatttatttattaacgCATCATGTTTTGCAACAAATGGcatatttaatgaatatttcCCACAGTTATGGGAATGTTTAGGTTATTTAGCAGCAGAAGAAGATAcacaaatattaaaaattgttgTCACATGTGTGACAATTATTACGGACACAAGatatgcatctatatttaataatctTGATGGAATAATTCAATTTATGGTAAATGCAACCAATTCAGGTGATAGAAAAGTACAATTGGAGGCATTAGAATTTTGGCCTGTGTTTATTAAGGACAGAAGTTATATGGcatattcaaattataataataataatagtaataataataaatgcaTTATCAGTAGTAATGTTACCGATGGTAAACCGATTGGAACCAATACATCGGAAAATTACATCGacgaaaatatatataaaaatataaacgaATTACGAAATGAGGCTTTAAAAAcgttaaaaaattatttaccatatttatgtaaaatattaatagatAATACAGTATATACAAAATGGGATTATTTAACAATGGATGAATCTCATTTTCAAAATGATAATGCAAATGTTCCAGATTTAATACAGGACATTTCTCCTGAGTTATACCACAgcagtaataataataattttgctAACGCTCAAAGTAGTGATAATAAAAGCAATAACATGCTGAATGAGCAAGGTGAATATTTAAAagtgcaaaatataaattcaaatattaaTGGAAATTgtgcaaataataataatgaaaattgtATGAATGTTAATTCAGGTGATATAacaaatgataataatataaatgatgatTTAGATGATATGagtgatgaagaaaaaaatgatgaaatgaCCTCAAGGACATGGGGTAATGATTGGACAGTAAGAAAAGGTGCTGCACTATGTTTAGATTATTTAtcaaatgtatataatgatgatatattagaatatatattacctCATATTGAAGAGAAATTAATGAGTGATAAATGGAATATTCGAGAAAGTGCTGTATTATCATTAGGCGCTATTGCCAAAGGTTGTATGTATAGTTTATCTCCATTCATTCCTAAAGTTTtagaatatttaataaaattgttaaatgATGAAAAGCCCTTAGCACGAAGTATTTCTTGCTGGTGTGTTACAAGATTTTCATCATGGATATGTCATCCAGATAATTGCGATAAATGGTTTGAACCcgttttattaaatttattaaaaagagTATTAGATAGTAATAAACGAGTTCAAGAAGCAGCTTGCTCTTCATTTGCTAATTTAGAAGAAGATGCATTAGAATTATTAAACAACCATTTACATGAAATAGTACATACTATACAACAAGCATTTCAAATATACCAagcaaaaaattatttcattttatttgatGTAGTAGGAACATTAATTGATAGTGTAAATATTGTTAAGGAAAATATAGATTTAGCCCATGAAATTGTTAATTCGATACTTATAAAATGGAATAATATAAGAATTAGTAGTCCATATATTATTGCACTTATGGAATGTATGTCTTGTATTACTAGTGCTTATGGAAAAgagtttttaaaatatgcaaaaattgTTATAAGAACatgtattaaatttttagtattattatatatagattTAGAAGAggaaattaaatattattataatagaaAAGTAAACAATTCGAATTCATTTATTGTTAatagaaataatataacaCAAACCGCTaatgaattattaaattattataaaatttcaaATGAagattattttattaatcttAAAGACATTGATTCGATATCTTCctcgaaaaaaaaagatcTAATCGAATGTAGTTTTGATTTATTATCAAGAATATTAAGTGTTATTAATTCAGATATTATTGAAATTATAGcagaaaatgaatataactTTATACCATTGGTTCATAAATATTGCCTAAAAGTTGGATGTGTTCATATTGATGGTATAATGTTTACGATTAATTCTTtggataataataatcaaaattCAGCCGATGGtgttaatacaaataataatagatcTGGCTCCAACGAAAAGGGCATGCCACTATTATTAAATCATAATTATAACACGAAACTACCTACAAGTTCTAGTAGCATCGGTAATGATAATGTCAATGTTTCATCAGGGTCAGTGAAAAATGGAGttataatgataaataaagaaaatgaatatacaGAGTTAGCTAAACAGTTTTTAAATTTTGGTATTTTACAATCAAATTTTGCATTAATTGGAGATATATCCAGATTTTGCGCTCAATATTTAATACcatttttaaatgatattATTCCATTTTTAATAGCACATATATCACACCCATCTATACCAGTTTCAAATAATGCTAGCTGGGCAATTGGGGAAAttagtatacatataaactCGCAATATATAGAACCATATGTTGACGAAATTGTAAAacaacatatttatatttgtcaAAATTCTAAATACCATGGTTGCttattacaaaatatatgtataactGTAGGAAGATTATGTTCTACTTAccctaaaaaaataatatattattttcctcaatttttaaaaacatgGTTAAAAATTATGTCTCATGGCACccaagaaaatgaaaaaattaattcacTAAAAGCCATTTTAGAagcattatatttaaatctTGATATTGCTGCTGAGCATTTAAAagatattgtatatataatactaaaatataaatatgtttctcagaacattaatatttttttccatcaaTTTTTATCAACAATGAAACAAAAGTATCCTAATCAGTGGAAGGAAATTTACAACCCAATGATGGATGAGCATTCTTCGCCAATACCAACCGATATGTTAAATGATTTGAGCACTAGATTTAATTTAtaa
- a CDS encoding acetate--CoA ligase has product MNNAEHNGVASKMDSSKIDNIDIDENIFLNSKSFPVNEAYEVDQNKFGGNNQIKDIKEYKKMYEESIKNPELFWGDMAKNNLRWSKLFTKTYIGNFNKGNVSWFVNGKINACDNCVDRWVEKHPNKTAIIWEKDTPNDYKKISYQKLLEKVCKIANLLKMYGVKKQDCVTIYLPMIPELIYSMLACARIGAIHNVVFAGYSTRSLSERIVSSGSTILITSDFGLRGGKLTKLKNIADGAMEMSGMIKTCIVFKNKTKRNDNNNNSILNSKSNNMYNTSNICSQGSSHFLQYYAVGNATHKNNNDPSPNVYDSILHNDISNHIKEDTFDKKTENLNNCVTNNITGICSNSNHNDINLSSNNDTNDVNLSKNNKIDKKGTKEKDIQTLNKLISKNTNINKKNQNKENGTYKELYNNNDQYIIDGKENKLTENGTQMNGHISYDNNMINCNQVNAFEHINDYNIHNGHANYEQNCKSKYDFDENICTLKEGRDINGSMLMKNMRPYCPIEYVDSEDFLSILYTSGSTGKPKGVTHTTAGYLLYAFATSKYIFDIKDDDIFGCVADIGWVTGHTYVVYGPLLNGITTTLFSSIPTYPDCSRYWNLIQTHKITQFYTAPTALRTLMKHGDYYIKNYDLSSCRILGSVGEPINPETWRWYYNVVGKKKCVIVDTYWQTETGGIVIAPIPHLFKMKPGSASLPFFGIQLEILNSKTLEPLKGPNVCGILCIKSSWPGMLRTVYGNHNRLIKTYFEACPSYYFTGDGAYRDEDGYYWISGRIDDTLNVSGHRLGAAEIEHALVQHSCISESAVVSFSHKVKGEGILCFVVKKLTSFQKYPECNGDNNNNDELNNRSLLSSNDNIVQNHTHENYTDEKLIEELKLYVRKVIGPIATPDIICIVPDLPKTRSGKIIRRILRAIAIGLNDYGDISTVSNYDVIEIIKNKFMESKEKRYGVAS; this is encoded by the coding sequence ATGAATAACGCGGAACACAATGGAGTTGCTTCAAAGATGGATTCATCAAAAATTGATAATATTGATAtagatgaaaatattttcctTAATAGCAAATCATTTCCAGTAAATGAAGCATATGAGGTCgatcaaaataaatttggTGGTAACAACCAaattaaagatataaaagaatataaaaaaatgtatgaaGAGAGTATAAAAAACCCTGAGTTATTTTGGGGTGATATggcaaaaaataatttaaggTGGTCTAAATTATTTACTAAGACATATATTGGCAATTTTAATAAAGGAAATGTTAGCTGGTTTGTTAATGGGAAAATAAATGCCTGTGATAATTGTGTTGATAGATGGGTTGAAAAGCATCCTAATAAGACTGCCATTATATGGGAAAAGGATACAccaaatgattataaaaaaataagttatcaaaaattattagaaaaagTTTGTAAAATTgctaatttattaaaaatgtatggAGTTAAAAAACAAGATTGTGTAACCATTTATTTGCCAATGATACCGGAATTGATATATTCTATGCTAGCATGCGCTAGAATAGGTGCTATACATAATGTTGTTTTTGCTGGATATTCTACTAGGAGTTTATCAGAAAGGATAGTCAGTTCAGGATCAACTATTTTAATTACTAGCGATTTTGGTTTAAGAGGCGGTAAATTaaccaaattaaaaaatattgccGATGGGGCAATGGAGATGTCTGGAATGATCAAAACGTGTatagtttttaaaaataaaacaaaaagaaatgataacaataataatagtatattAAATAGTAAAtcaaataatatgtataatacaTCTAATATATGCTCTCAAGGAAGTAGTCATTTCTTGCAATATTACGCAGTTGGAAATGCAACacataaaaacaataatgaTCCAAGCCCAAATGTATATGATAGTATATTACATAATGATATTTCCAATCATATTAAAGAAGATacatttgataaaaaaactgagaatttaaataattgtgttacaaataatataacagGCATATGTAGTAATAGCAATCATAATGATATTAATTTATCTTCTAATAATGATACGAATGATGTCAATTTatccaaaaataataaaatcgATAAAAAGGGTACTAAAGAAAAAGATATACAAACacttaataaattaatatcaaaaaataccaatataaataaaaaaaatcaaaacaAGGAAAATGGTACATATAAAGAGttatataacaataatgaTCAGTATATAATAGATGGAAAGGAAAATAAATTGACTGAAAATGGGACACAAATGAATGGACATATTtcatatgataataatatgattaaCTGTAATCAAGTAAACGCTTTTGAacatattaatgattataatatacaCAATGGACACGCcaattatgaacaaaattgTAAAAGCAAATATGattttgatgaaaatatatgtacactAAAAGAAGGTCGAGATATTAATGGATCAAtgttaatgaaaaatatgagaCCATATTGCCCAATAGAATATGTAGATAGTGAAgattttttatctatattatatacatctGGTTCTACTGGGAAACCTAAAGGTGTGACTCATACTACTGCaggatatttattatatgcattTGCAACAtccaaatatatttttgatataaaAGATGATGATATTTTTGGTTGTGTTGCTGATATTGGTTGGGTAACAGGTCATACTTATGTAGTATATGGACCATTATTAAATGGAATAACAACCactttattttcatctataCCTACCTATCCTGATTGTAGTAGATATTGGAACTTAATACAAACTCATAAAATAACGCAATTTTATACAGCCCCTACCGCACTTAGAACTTTAATGAAACATGGtgattattatattaaaaattatgatttaTCATCTTGTAGAATATTAGGAAGTGTAGGCGAACCTATAAACCCAGAAACATGGAGATGGTATTATAATGTtgttggaaaaaaaaaatgtgtaattGTCGATACATATTGGCAAACAGAAACAGGGGGCATTGTCATTGCACCTATAccacatttatttaaaatgaaACCGGGATCTGCTTCTTTACCATTTTTTGGTATACAATTAGAGATATTAAATTCAAAAACATTAGAGCCATTAAAGGGTCCAAATGTATGTGgtatattatgtataaaaaGTTCATGGCCAGGTATGTTAAGAACAGTTTATGGAAATCACAATAGATTAATTAAAACCTATTTTGAAGCATGCCCCAGTTATTATTTTACTGGAGATGGTGCATATAGAGATGAAGATGGGTATTATTGGATATCAGGAAGGATAGATGATACACTAAATGTATCAGGTCATAGATTAGGCGCTGCAGAAATTGAACATGCTTTAGTTCAACATTCATGTATTTCTGAATCAGCAGTTGTATCTTTTTCTCATAAAGTTAAAGGGGAAGGTATTCTATGTTTTGTCGTTAAAAAACTCACAAGTTTTCAAAAATATCCAGAATGTAAtggtgataataataataatgatgaattaaataatcGATCTCTATTAAGTTCAAATGACAACATTGTACAAAATCATACTCATGAAAATTATACCGATGAAAAGTTAATAGAAGAATTGAAGCTATACGTTAGAAAAGTTATTGGACCAATTGCTACACCagatataatatgtattgtCCCCGATTTGCCAAAAACAAGAAGTggaaaaattataagaagAATATTAAGAGCTATAGCAATCGGATTGAATGATTATGGAGATATTTCAACTGTTTCAAATTATGATGTTAttgaaattattaaaaataaatttatggaATCTAAGGAAAAACGTTATGGCGTAGCatcataa